One window from the genome of Nocardioides panaciterrulae encodes:
- a CDS encoding shikimate dehydrogenase → MSPEYRVALLGHGIGPSLSPALHEREAQHLGLSYEYVTVDLIDVPDVDLGEQLGRLEDEGFAAVNVTHPFKQQVLGHVDELGEVVERIGSANLVLLGRGRRTAHNTDCTGFRHGLESFLGDRPRGRVLQVGAGGAGLATAYSLIGMGFEELVVHDRSTDAADRLVDRFAGATGASLAATDGSLEPWQEKVDGVVHVTPMGMAQHPGVALEPERLRPDAWVAEVVYRPLETELLRRARAHGLDTLDGGAMAVGQAVDSLRLITGREPDVERMNDHFRQLVS, encoded by the coding sequence ATGAGCCCGGAGTACCGCGTGGCGCTCCTGGGCCACGGCATCGGCCCCTCGCTCTCCCCGGCGCTGCACGAGCGGGAGGCGCAGCACCTGGGCCTCTCCTACGAGTACGTCACCGTCGACCTGATCGACGTGCCGGACGTCGACCTGGGCGAGCAGCTGGGGCGGCTCGAGGACGAGGGCTTCGCCGCGGTCAACGTCACGCACCCGTTCAAGCAGCAGGTGCTCGGGCACGTCGACGAGCTCGGGGAGGTGGTCGAGCGGATCGGCTCGGCGAATCTGGTGCTGCTCGGCCGCGGCCGGCGCACGGCGCACAACACCGACTGCACCGGCTTCCGGCACGGCCTCGAGAGCTTCCTCGGCGACCGGCCGCGGGGCCGGGTGCTGCAGGTCGGCGCCGGCGGCGCCGGCCTGGCCACGGCCTACTCCCTGATCGGGATGGGCTTCGAGGAGCTGGTCGTGCACGACCGGTCCACGGACGCGGCGGACCGCCTCGTGGACCGGTTCGCCGGCGCCACCGGGGCGTCCCTCGCCGCCACGGACGGCTCGCTCGAGCCCTGGCAGGAGAAGGTCGACGGCGTGGTGCACGTGACCCCGATGGGCATGGCCCAGCATCCGGGCGTCGCCTTGGAGCCCGAGCGGCTCCGCCCTGACGCCTGGGTCGCCGAGGTGGTCTACCGACCGCTGGAGACCGAGCTGCTCCGCCGCGCCCGGGCGCACGGGCTGGACACCCTCGACGGCGGGGCCATGGCGGTGGGCCAGGCCGTGGACAGCCTCCGGCTGATCACCGGCCGGGAGCCCGACGTCGAGCGGATGAACGACCACTTCCGCCAGCTGGTCAGCTGA
- the aroQ gene encoding type II 3-dehydroquinate dehydratase, with the protein MTTIHVLNGPNLNLLGTREPGLYGTETLADVEARCALLCARLGLDLVFRQSNHEGRLVDWLQEIGAAVRTGDCVGAVLNPGAYTHTSVAIRDAIAGAEVPVVELHLTNVHAREEFRHHSYVSPVARGVVVGLGTRGYELAIRSFVDDPAEA; encoded by the coding sequence ATGACGACCATCCATGTCCTCAACGGGCCCAACCTCAACCTGCTCGGCACTCGCGAGCCGGGGCTCTACGGCACCGAGACGCTCGCCGACGTCGAGGCGCGCTGCGCGCTCCTCTGCGCCCGGCTCGGCCTCGACCTGGTCTTCCGGCAGTCGAACCACGAGGGCCGCCTGGTCGACTGGCTGCAGGAGATCGGCGCCGCCGTCCGCACCGGTGACTGCGTCGGCGCGGTGCTGAACCCGGGCGCCTACACCCACACCTCGGTCGCGATCCGCGACGCGATCGCCGGGGCCGAGGTCCCCGTCGTGGAGCTGCACCTGACCAACGTGCACGCCCGCGAGGAGTTCCGGCACCACTCCTACGTCTCGCCGGTGGCGCGCGGCGTCGTGGTGGGGCTCGGCACGCGCGGCTACGAGCTGGCCATCCGCTCCTTCGTCGACGACCCGGCGGAGGCGTGA
- a CDS encoding bifunctional sugar phosphate isomerase/epimerase/4-hydroxyphenylpyruvate dioxygenase family protein, with amino-acid sequence MRTSIATVCLSGSLEEKMAACAEAGFDGIEVFEPDLVGSDLSPEEIRARATRLGLSLDLYQPLRDFEGVDEATLTDNLRRAEARFVVMNRLGIDTVLVCSNVATATVESDEVAAEQLRRLGDLAASYGVRVAYEALAWGRYVDDYRRAWRIVERADHPAVGTCLDSFHILSRGHDPADIAWIPGEKIFFVQLADAPRLTMDVLSWSRHHRLFPGEGDFDLGGFVATVAGTGYAGPLSLEVFNDTFRQTDTHRTAAHALRSLVWLQDQAARRADDRADDRADDRAGGLATISRVAPPAAVDFVEVKAEDTSAVETMLDQLGLTFRGQHRTKPVRLWSAGEVRIVLNEQHARDLEPEVAGIGLQVEDAVAAEARAGQLAVAPVPRRTQADEQRLAGFAAPNGLEVFLAERPAPGVQPAWTHEFEHGLAPEDPGCYLAVDHVNLVHTWQEHDEAVLFWTSVLGLDAPPATEVASPQGLVRSRVMRTADGGVRLPLNVAPQVSPEYPEHVALACSDIWSVAARARARGMEFLPVPDNYYDDLAARLGLDAALLDRLRSHQLLLDRGPEGEFLHFYTRRVGRVFFEVVQRAAGYDGYGAGDAPVRLASQARLDRVASVGRGRRGRS; translated from the coding sequence ATGCGCACCTCGATCGCCACCGTCTGCCTCAGCGGCAGCCTCGAGGAGAAGATGGCGGCCTGCGCCGAGGCGGGGTTCGACGGCATCGAGGTCTTCGAGCCCGACCTGGTGGGCAGCGACCTGAGCCCCGAGGAGATCCGGGCCCGCGCGACCCGGCTGGGACTGTCCCTGGACCTCTACCAGCCGCTCCGCGACTTCGAGGGGGTGGACGAGGCGACGCTCACCGACAACCTGCGGCGGGCGGAGGCCCGGTTCGTCGTGATGAACCGACTGGGCATCGACACGGTGCTGGTCTGCTCCAACGTCGCCACCGCCACGGTCGAGTCCGACGAGGTCGCGGCCGAGCAGCTGCGCCGGCTCGGCGATCTCGCGGCGTCGTACGGCGTGCGGGTGGCCTACGAGGCGCTGGCCTGGGGTCGCTACGTCGACGACTACCGCCGGGCCTGGCGGATCGTCGAGCGGGCCGACCACCCCGCGGTCGGGACCTGCCTGGACAGCTTCCACATCCTCTCCCGCGGCCACGACCCGGCGGACATCGCGTGGATCCCCGGCGAGAAGATCTTCTTCGTCCAGCTCGCCGACGCCCCCCGGCTGACGATGGACGTGTTGTCGTGGAGCCGTCACCACCGCCTGTTCCCCGGCGAGGGCGACTTCGACCTCGGCGGCTTCGTGGCGACCGTGGCCGGCACCGGCTACGCGGGGCCGCTCTCGCTGGAGGTCTTCAACGACACGTTCCGCCAGACCGACACCCACCGGACCGCGGCCCACGCGCTGCGCTCGCTGGTGTGGCTGCAGGACCAGGCCGCCCGCCGGGCCGATGACCGGGCCGATGACCGGGCCGATGACCGGGCCGGCGGGCTGGCCACGATCAGCCGGGTCGCGCCTCCGGCGGCGGTGGACTTCGTCGAGGTCAAGGCCGAGGACACCAGTGCGGTGGAGACGATGCTCGACCAGCTCGGGCTCACCTTCCGCGGCCAGCACCGGACCAAGCCGGTGCGGCTGTGGTCGGCCGGCGAGGTGCGGATCGTGCTCAACGAGCAGCACGCCCGTGACCTCGAGCCCGAGGTGGCGGGGATCGGCCTGCAGGTCGAGGACGCGGTCGCGGCCGAGGCCAGGGCCGGCCAGCTCGCCGTGGCGCCGGTGCCGCGGCGCACCCAGGCCGACGAACAGCGGCTCGCCGGCTTCGCGGCCCCCAACGGCCTGGAGGTGTTCCTGGCCGAGCGTCCCGCGCCCGGGGTGCAGCCCGCCTGGACCCACGAGTTCGAGCACGGGCTGGCCCCCGAGGACCCCGGCTGCTACCTCGCCGTGGACCACGTCAACCTCGTCCACACCTGGCAGGAGCACGACGAGGCCGTCCTGTTCTGGACCAGCGTGCTGGGGCTCGACGCGCCGCCGGCGACCGAGGTCGCCAGCCCGCAGGGGCTGGTCCGCAGCCGGGTCATGAGGACCGCCGACGGGGGCGTCCGACTCCCGCTGAACGTCGCCCCCCAGGTCAGCCCCGAGTACCCCGAGCACGTCGCGCTGGCCTGCTCCGACATCTGGTCGGTGGCCGCGCGGGCGCGGGCCCGGGGGATGGAGTTCCTGCCCGTCCCGGACAACTACTACGACGACCTCGCCGCCCGCCTCGGCCTGGACGCCGCGCTGCTCGACCGGCTGCGCTCGCACCAGCTGCTGCTGGACCGGGGTCCGGAGGGGGAGTTCCTGCACTTCTACACCCGCCGCGTGGGCCGGGTGTTCTTCGAGGTCGTCCAGCGGGCCGCCGGCTACGACGGGTACGGCGCCGGCGACGCCCCGGTCCGGCTGGCGTCCCAGGCCCGGCTCGACCGGGTCGCCAGCGTCGGCCGGGGGCGCCGGGGACGGTCGTGA
- a CDS encoding DedA family protein, translated as MTALLDLHPMLLGIPWMDPNWLLDHFHAEFVWISLAIVFIECGLLFPFLPGDTLLVAVGLFIAGGQLNLNIFVALAAFAAAAFLGNVTGYGLGRGIGQRLGDHDGRLIKKKHLEQTHEFFDRHGSKALVIGRFVPFVRTYITLVAGITDMGRRKFLVWSAVGAVLWVLVITLVGYFLGQAVPWLASKIDLVILGLLVLSVVPLVIEWWRHRSHQDADEAA; from the coding sequence GTGACCGCCCTGCTCGATCTCCACCCGATGCTGCTCGGCATCCCGTGGATGGATCCCAACTGGCTGCTCGACCACTTCCACGCGGAGTTCGTCTGGATCAGCCTGGCCATCGTCTTCATCGAGTGCGGGCTGCTGTTCCCGTTCCTGCCCGGGGACACGCTGCTGGTCGCGGTCGGCCTGTTCATCGCCGGCGGGCAGCTGAACCTCAACATCTTCGTGGCGCTGGCCGCGTTCGCGGCCGCGGCCTTCCTCGGCAACGTCACCGGCTACGGCCTCGGCCGGGGCATCGGTCAGCGGCTGGGCGACCACGACGGCCGGCTGATCAAGAAGAAACACCTCGAGCAGACCCACGAGTTCTTCGACCGGCACGGCAGCAAGGCGCTGGTGATCGGCCGGTTCGTGCCGTTCGTGCGCACCTACATCACGCTGGTCGCCGGCATCACCGACATGGGCCGCCGCAAGTTCCTGGTGTGGAGCGCGGTCGGCGCGGTGCTGTGGGTCCTGGTGATCACGCTGGTGGGCTACTTCCTGGGCCAGGCCGTGCCGTGGCTGGCCAGCAAGATCGACCTGGTGATCCTCGGCCTGCTGGTGCTCTCGGTGGTGCCGCTGGTCATCGAGTGGTGGCGCCACCGCAGCCACCAGGACGCCGACGAGGCCGCCTGA
- a CDS encoding TrmH family RNA methyltransferase, translating to MPHGPAEVGVGPWPGPWPAGEQYDPQLLAHGDRRNVVDRYRYWSLEAIVADLDTRRHDFHVAIENWQHDFNIGTIVRSANAFLAAEVHIVGNRRWNRRGAMVTDRYQHVRHHPTVADLAAHLHGLPGGPVTLLGIDNLPGSRHLETMSVPRRVCFLFGQEGPGLSAGAREVVDGTFSIAQFGSTRSINASAAAAIAMHTWIREHADLTGDATWRG from the coding sequence ATGCCGCACGGCCCCGCCGAGGTGGGCGTGGGGCCCTGGCCGGGGCCGTGGCCGGCGGGGGAGCAGTACGACCCGCAGCTGCTCGCACACGGAGACCGGCGCAACGTCGTCGACCGCTACCGCTACTGGAGCCTCGAGGCGATCGTCGCCGACCTCGACACCCGGCGCCACGACTTCCACGTGGCGATCGAGAACTGGCAGCACGACTTCAACATCGGCACGATCGTCCGGTCCGCCAACGCCTTCCTCGCCGCCGAGGTGCACATCGTCGGCAACCGGCGCTGGAACCGGCGCGGTGCGATGGTGACCGACCGCTACCAGCACGTGCGGCACCACCCGACCGTCGCCGACCTCGCGGCGCACCTGCACGGGCTGCCCGGCGGGCCGGTGACCCTACTGGGCATCGACAACCTGCCCGGGTCGCGGCACCTGGAGACGATGAGCGTGCCGCGCCGGGTGTGCTTCCTCTTCGGCCAGGAGGGACCCGGGCTGTCCGCGGGGGCCCGCGAGGTCGTGGACGGGACCTTCTCGATCGCCCAGTTCGGCTCGACCCGCTCGATCAACGCCTCGGCGGCCGCCGCGATCGCGATGCACACCTGGATCCGCGAGCACGCCGACCTGACCGGCGACGCCACCTGGCGGGGCTGA
- a CDS encoding SigE family RNA polymerase sigma factor — MRPGSGTGSRTADRDAAFSEFVHARRAHLRRVAYAICGDWHRADDLVQTALAKLYVAWPRVRREGGEEAYVRTIIVRANIDESRRPWRRERSTAETPEGAAPATLGVEERSALFEALQALPLMQRKTVLLRHWLGLSVTETAHELGITEGTVKSHTSRGLQALRGVLAADQA; from the coding sequence GTGAGGCCCGGCTCGGGGACCGGATCGAGGACGGCGGACCGCGACGCGGCGTTCTCGGAGTTCGTGCACGCCCGTCGCGCGCACCTGCGCCGGGTCGCCTACGCGATCTGCGGCGACTGGCACCGCGCCGACGACCTCGTGCAGACCGCGCTGGCCAAGCTCTATGTCGCGTGGCCGCGGGTGCGGCGCGAGGGCGGCGAGGAGGCCTACGTGCGCACGATCATCGTGCGCGCCAACATCGACGAGTCCCGCCGGCCGTGGCGCCGCGAGCGGTCGACGGCGGAGACCCCCGAGGGCGCGGCCCCGGCGACGCTGGGGGTCGAGGAGCGTTCGGCGCTGTTCGAGGCGTTGCAGGCGCTCCCGCTGATGCAGCGCAAGACCGTGCTGCTGCGGCACTGGCTGGGCCTCTCGGTCACCGAGACCGCGCACGAGCTCGGCATCACCGAGGGCACGGTCAAGAGCCACACCTCCCGCGGCCTGCAGGCGCTGCGCGGCGTGCTCGCCGCCGACCAGGCCTGA
- the fbaA gene encoding class II fructose-bisphosphate aldolase, whose translation MPIATPEIYAQMLDAAKENAFAFPAINVSSSQTLNAALKGFADAGSDGIIQVSTGGAEYFSGPSVKNMVTGSVAFAAFAAEVAKNYPVNVALHTDHCPQGKLDGFVRPLLDISADRVARGELPLFQSHMWDGSAVPLEENLQIAQELLEKAAKARIILEIEVGVVGGEEDGVVGKIDEKLYSTPGDAIATIKALGAGENGRYLTALTFGNVHGVYKPGNVKLRPEILQHAQEAVARELGLAEGSRPFDLVFHGGSGSTAEEIGAAVDFGVVKMNVDTDTQYAFTRPVAAHMFTNYDGVLKVDGEVGNKKVYDPRSWGKAGEAGMAARVVEACENLRSAGKSLSA comes from the coding sequence ATGCCCATCGCCACCCCCGAGATCTACGCCCAGATGCTCGACGCGGCCAAGGAGAACGCCTTCGCGTTCCCGGCCATCAACGTGTCGTCGTCGCAGACGCTGAACGCCGCCCTGAAGGGCTTCGCGGACGCCGGCTCCGACGGGATCATCCAGGTGTCCACCGGCGGCGCGGAGTACTTCTCCGGCCCGTCGGTGAAGAACATGGTGACCGGCTCGGTCGCCTTCGCCGCGTTCGCCGCCGAGGTCGCCAAGAACTACCCGGTCAACGTCGCGCTGCACACCGACCACTGCCCCCAGGGCAAGCTCGACGGCTTCGTGCGGCCGCTGCTCGACATCTCCGCCGACCGGGTGGCCCGCGGCGAGCTGCCGCTGTTCCAGTCCCACATGTGGGACGGGTCGGCGGTGCCGCTGGAGGAGAACCTGCAGATCGCCCAGGAGCTGCTCGAGAAGGCCGCCAAGGCCCGGATCATCCTCGAGATCGAGGTCGGCGTCGTCGGCGGCGAGGAGGACGGCGTCGTCGGCAAGATCGACGAGAAGCTCTACTCCACCCCCGGTGACGCGATCGCCACGATCAAGGCGCTGGGCGCCGGCGAGAACGGCCGCTACCTGACCGCGCTGACCTTCGGCAACGTGCACGGCGTCTACAAGCCCGGCAACGTCAAGCTCCGCCCCGAGATCCTCCAGCACGCCCAGGAGGCGGTCGCCCGCGAGCTCGGGCTGGCCGAGGGGTCGCGCCCCTTCGACCTGGTCTTCCACGGCGGCTCCGGCTCCACGGCCGAGGAGATCGGCGCGGCGGTCGACTTCGGCGTGGTGAAGATGAACGTCGACACCGACACCCAGTACGCCTTCACCCGCCCGGTGGCCGCGCACATGTTCACCAACTACGACGGTGTGCTGAAGGTCGACGGCGAGGTCGGCAACAAGAAGGTCTACGACCCCCGCTCGTGGGGCAAGGCCGGGGAGGCCGGCATGGCCGCCCGCGTGGTCGAGGCCTGCGAGAACCTGCGCTCGGCGGGCAAGTCCCTCTCGGCCTGA
- a CDS encoding DHA2 family efflux MFS transporter permease subunit yields the protein MTHAAAPATATHEKDPWPALFALCLGFFMILVDSTIVSVATPAIIENLHADVNAVVWVTSAYLLAYAVPVLITGRLGDRFGPKRLYLVGLTVFTLASLWCGLTTTVVALVVARVVQGLGASMMTPQTMAIITRIFPAQRRGSAMALWGATAGVATLVGPILGGVLVDGLGWEWIFFINVPVGLIGFVLAWRLVPTLETHSHRFDWLGVALSGVGMFLLVFGIQEGHQYHWSATIWTLIVAGLALLAAFVWWQAHNRAEPLVPLQLFGDRNFSLANVAISAMGFAITAMAIPIMIWAQVVRGLSPTRSALLLVPMAVMTILLARPVGRLTDRVHPRNLTGLGFGCIIVSLLWLSWAMQPDLTIWALVPPMVLLGIGNAAVWAPTSATATRNLPMQLAGAGAGIYNATRQVGAVLGSAAIAVLMDSRLAAEGLPSFSGEGAGGGALPPAVVGPFNDAMAASMLLPPLALLVGLVAVLFFERPKHAGFGVATERASAQPVPEAG from the coding sequence ATGACCCACGCCGCCGCCCCGGCTACCGCCACGCACGAGAAGGATCCGTGGCCGGCCCTGTTCGCTCTCTGCCTCGGCTTCTTCATGATCCTGGTCGACTCCACGATCGTGTCGGTGGCGACCCCGGCCATCATCGAGAACCTGCACGCCGACGTGAACGCCGTCGTCTGGGTCACCAGCGCCTACCTGCTCGCCTACGCCGTGCCGGTGCTGATCACCGGACGGCTCGGCGACCGGTTCGGGCCCAAGCGGCTCTACCTCGTCGGGCTGACCGTCTTCACGCTCGCCTCGCTGTGGTGCGGCCTGACCACGACGGTGGTGGCGCTGGTCGTCGCGCGGGTGGTGCAGGGCCTGGGCGCGTCGATGATGACCCCGCAGACGATGGCGATCATCACCCGCATCTTCCCCGCCCAGCGGCGCGGCTCGGCGATGGCGCTGTGGGGCGCCACGGCCGGCGTCGCCACGCTGGTCGGCCCGATCCTCGGCGGCGTGCTGGTCGACGGGCTGGGCTGGGAGTGGATCTTCTTCATCAACGTCCCGGTCGGGCTGATCGGCTTCGTGCTGGCCTGGCGGCTGGTGCCGACCCTGGAGACCCACAGCCACCGCTTCGACTGGCTGGGGGTGGCGCTCAGCGGCGTCGGGATGTTCCTGCTGGTCTTCGGCATCCAGGAGGGCCACCAGTACCACTGGAGCGCCACGATCTGGACCCTGATCGTCGCCGGGCTGGCCCTGCTCGCGGCGTTCGTGTGGTGGCAGGCCCACAACCGCGCGGAGCCGCTGGTGCCGCTGCAGCTGTTCGGGGACCGCAACTTCTCGCTCGCCAACGTCGCGATCAGCGCGATGGGCTTCGCGATCACCGCGATGGCGATCCCGATCATGATCTGGGCCCAGGTGGTGCGCGGGCTCAGCCCGACCCGCTCGGCGCTGCTGCTGGTGCCGATGGCGGTGATGACGATCCTGCTGGCCCGTCCGGTGGGCCGGCTGACCGACCGGGTGCATCCGCGCAACCTCACCGGGCTCGGCTTCGGCTGCATCATCGTCTCGCTGCTGTGGCTGTCCTGGGCGATGCAGCCCGACCTCACCATCTGGGCGCTGGTGCCGCCGATGGTGCTGCTCGGCATCGGGAACGCCGCGGTCTGGGCGCCGACCAGCGCCACCGCCACCCGCAACCTGCCGATGCAGCTCGCCGGGGCCGGCGCGGGCATCTACAACGCCACCCGCCAGGTCGGCGCGGTGCTGGGCTCGGCGGCGATCGCGGTGCTGATGGACTCGCGGCTGGCCGCCGAGGGCCTCCCCTCGTTCAGTGGCGAGGGCGCCGGCGGCGGCGCGCTGCCGCCCGCGGTCGTCGGCCCGTTCAACGACGCGATGGCCGCCTCGATGCTGCTGCCGCCGCTGGCGCTGCTGGTCGGCCTGGTCGCGGTGCTGTTCTTCGAGCGGCCCAAGCACGCGGGCTTCGGCGTGGCCACCGAGCGGGCCTCGGCCCAGCCGGTCCCCGAGGCCGGCTGA
- a CDS encoding DUF3151 domain-containing protein, producing the protein MPHVDLMAGPPPTHLPEDPAAAELAAGEAPASVVRRHPASPYAWAAMAAQARDQGADDVSVYAYSRVGYHRSLDLLRRNGWKGHGPVPWSHEPNRGFLRSLALLALSARAIGETQEWERCSEFLRDSSPEAYDALLA; encoded by the coding sequence ATGCCCCACGTCGACCTGATGGCCGGACCCCCGCCCACCCACCTGCCCGAGGACCCGGCCGCGGCCGAGCTGGCCGCCGGCGAGGCCCCGGCCTCCGTCGTACGCCGGCACCCGGCCTCGCCGTACGCCTGGGCCGCGATGGCCGCGCAGGCCCGCGACCAGGGCGCCGACGACGTGAGCGTCTACGCCTACTCCCGGGTCGGCTACCACCGCAGCCTGGACCTGCTGCGGCGCAACGGCTGGAAGGGCCACGGCCCGGTGCCGTGGTCGCACGAGCCCAACCGCGGGTTCCTGCGCAGCCTGGCGCTGCTCGCGCTCTCGGCCCGCGCCATCGGCGAGACCCAGGAGTGGGAGCGGTGCTCGGAGTTCCTTCGCGACTCCAGCCCGGAGGCGTACGACGCGCTGCTCGCCTGA
- the lysS gene encoding lysine--tRNA ligase, with product MARGATGQPTDQPTDWVTRAADDAIRHARQADEKAGTDEGRLITCASGASPSGPVHLGNLREFLTVHFVAEEIKRRGIRCRHLHSWDDYDRFRKVPAGVDPSWSEHIGRPLSAVPDPWDCHDSWAEHFKAPLRASLAELGVEMEEVSQTEQYRAGAYVEQVLTAVRRRDDIERVLAAYRTKKTAPVAESEQEAQALEDSVADEDGEEATAGDLSRFPYKPYCRRCGRDTTTVTSYDDDSTDLGYTCTACGFEGVTNLATQHEGKLVWKVDWPMRWAVEGVDFEPGGVDHATPGSSYTVGKEVVKEIYGGRAPSFVGYSFVGAGGQVKMSSSRGRVPTAADALRILEAPILRWLYVRRQPKQAFNVDFGPEVVRLYDEWDALGRKAADPEKRDAQVLAFERASTTSSAGTLPTPQVVVPFRVLSSVADVTAGSADLISRTIAHVGYAHDDVALLEPRLTRAMAWMGDFVPADQRTTVREKPDLERLGALGEQERRWLGLLLDGLPAELDIAPVTTLVYGVPKLAHGLPLDADPTEEVKADQKAFFKLLYNLLVDADRGPRLPTLIVALGADKVRSLLAP from the coding sequence ATGGCACGCGGCGCAACCGGCCAGCCCACCGACCAGCCCACCGACTGGGTGACCCGCGCGGCGGACGACGCGATCCGTCACGCCCGGCAGGCCGACGAGAAGGCCGGCACCGACGAGGGCCGGCTGATCACCTGCGCGTCCGGGGCCAGCCCGTCGGGACCGGTCCACCTGGGCAACCTGCGCGAGTTCCTCACCGTGCACTTCGTCGCCGAGGAGATCAAGCGCCGCGGCATCCGCTGCCGGCACCTGCACAGCTGGGACGACTACGACCGGTTCCGCAAGGTGCCGGCGGGCGTCGACCCGTCGTGGAGCGAGCACATCGGCCGGCCGCTGTCCGCGGTGCCGGACCCCTGGGACTGCCACGACTCCTGGGCCGAGCACTTCAAGGCCCCGCTGCGCGCCTCCCTCGCCGAGCTCGGCGTGGAGATGGAGGAGGTCTCCCAGACCGAGCAGTACCGCGCCGGCGCCTACGTCGAGCAGGTCCTCACCGCCGTACGCCGCCGCGACGACATCGAGCGGGTGCTCGCGGCCTACCGCACGAAGAAGACCGCGCCCGTCGCCGAGAGCGAGCAGGAGGCGCAGGCGCTCGAGGACTCCGTCGCCGACGAGGACGGCGAGGAGGCGACCGCCGGCGACCTGTCCCGGTTCCCCTACAAGCCCTACTGCCGCCGGTGCGGCCGCGACACGACCACGGTCACGTCGTACGACGACGACTCGACCGACCTGGGCTACACCTGCACCGCCTGCGGGTTCGAGGGCGTCACCAACCTCGCGACCCAGCACGAGGGCAAGCTGGTCTGGAAGGTCGACTGGCCGATGCGCTGGGCCGTCGAGGGCGTGGACTTCGAGCCGGGCGGCGTCGACCACGCCACCCCCGGCTCGTCCTACACCGTGGGCAAGGAAGTGGTGAAGGAGATCTACGGGGGCCGGGCGCCGTCGTTCGTCGGCTACTCGTTCGTGGGGGCCGGCGGCCAGGTGAAGATGTCCTCCTCCCGCGGCCGGGTGCCGACCGCGGCCGACGCGCTGCGGATCCTCGAGGCGCCGATCCTGCGCTGGCTCTACGTCCGGCGCCAGCCCAAGCAGGCCTTCAACGTCGACTTCGGCCCCGAGGTGGTCCGGCTCTACGACGAGTGGGACGCGCTGGGCCGCAAGGCCGCGGACCCGGAGAAGCGGGACGCCCAGGTGCTGGCGTTCGAGCGCGCCTCGACCACGAGCAGCGCCGGGACCCTGCCGACGCCGCAGGTCGTGGTGCCGTTCCGGGTGCTCTCCTCGGTCGCCGACGTGACCGCCGGCAGCGCGGACCTGATCAGCCGCACCATCGCTCACGTGGGTTACGCGCACGACGACGTCGCCCTGCTCGAGCCGCGACTGACCCGGGCGATGGCGTGGATGGGCGACTTCGTGCCCGCCGACCAGCGCACCACCGTGCGCGAGAAGCCCGACCTGGAGCGGCTCGGCGCGCTCGGCGAGCAGGAGCGCCGGTGGCTCGGGCTGCTGCTGGACGGGCTGCCGGCCGAGCTCGACATCGCGCCGGTGACCACGCTGGTCTACGGCGTGCCGAAGCTCGCCCACGGGCTGCCGCTGGACGCCGACCCGACCGAGGAGGTCAAGGCCGACCAGAAGGCGTTCTTCAAGCTGCTCTACAACCTGCTCGTCGACGCCGACCGCGGCCCGCGGCTGCCCACGCTGATCGTGGCGCTGGGCGCCGACAAGGTGCGCTCCCTGCTCGCTCCCTAA